From Chryseobacterium gallinarum, one genomic window encodes:
- a CDS encoding fibronectin type III domain-containing protein codes for MIINLFSRVLPVITLFPASVLMAQNYQTMPVASGYTADVIANGVGSSVVSTNNDVDGVSYAFVAKDFQLTSTSPAITYGIPVDGVINSVVTATPGLSFQLGSLSANNSLRLAAVNDSGTLTFTAAKAAIKLYMLAVSGSGTSTVSVAVNFTDGTSQTFSNISLADWYNGPNFAIQGIGRIKKPGATPASGDDVPSPEGGTNPRLYQAELAIDAANQAKPIQSITVTKTGGSGIPNIFAFSADAYSDCAPPVLQAVSGITANSAFVSWTAPASAVSYDVYHSTSGTVPASTVTPTYPGIAGTNTTIDGLTPNTTYYYWVRTNCNSTTGQSAWSFAGTFKTACSTFSVPYTENFDTTSTGSSTNSNAPSCWSYLESPSFTGYGYVTTSNNYSAPNAYYLNNSTATTGSQMLVSPPTVNLSDGTKRVRFYAKGGTNGNTLLVGTLSNPADPASFTQIGSPVTLTTTHTQYTINIPVGTDLQLAFKNGMGGTSRSIYIDNITVQQIPSCIEPTAVTPSNVTMNSATIDWTAPTSAPANGYEVYYSTNNTAPTATTVLDATNSVTSATTSAPLNSLASDSNYYVWVRSVCSATDKSIWSEAVATFRTGYCVPTSTNQNSWISAFTSTGAITDMAYTSASGAAGGYQNLTTSSNKITNTAGTSTSISLTAGGPTCGFGVWIDWNNNLTFEASERMFVTSNYTTTISGSITPPAGTPAGNYRMRVLADYNSSVPSNPCAAMTRGEAIDFIFEVAASLATSEVNAKKKGADLYPNPFKDVLHIGNTKDMKSVTITDVAGRVVKAIDYPEKELYLGDLNTGLYLVTVYFKDGSQSTGKAIKK; via the coding sequence ATGATAATAAATTTATTTTCCAGAGTTTTGCCTGTCATTACTCTTTTTCCGGCTTCTGTTTTGATGGCCCAGAATTATCAAACAATGCCTGTTGCTTCAGGATATACGGCTGATGTGATTGCCAACGGGGTAGGTTCTTCAGTAGTTTCTACCAATAATGACGTAGATGGAGTTTCTTACGCTTTTGTTGCTAAAGATTTTCAGCTGACATCCACAAGTCCAGCTATTACCTATGGTATTCCTGTTGATGGAGTTATTAATTCTGTGGTAACAGCAACGCCCGGATTGAGTTTTCAGTTAGGAAGTCTAAGTGCCAATAATTCCTTGAGACTAGCTGCAGTAAATGATTCAGGAACTTTAACATTTACAGCAGCAAAAGCAGCAATTAAATTGTATATGCTTGCTGTTAGCGGAAGCGGTACTTCTACAGTCAGTGTAGCAGTGAATTTTACGGATGGCACATCACAAACATTTTCAAACATCAGCCTTGCGGACTGGTATAACGGTCCTAACTTTGCCATCCAGGGAATAGGAAGGATTAAGAAACCGGGTGCAACTCCTGCCAGTGGTGATGACGTTCCATCCCCTGAAGGAGGAACAAATCCAAGATTATATCAGGCCGAGTTAGCTATAGATGCTGCGAACCAGGCGAAACCAATACAAAGTATAACGGTAACCAAAACAGGCGGCTCTGGTATACCGAATATTTTTGCATTTTCAGCAGATGCCTATTCAGATTGCGCTCCTCCTGTATTGCAGGCGGTTTCAGGGATAACAGCAAATTCTGCATTTGTTTCATGGACCGCTCCGGCCAGTGCTGTAAGTTATGATGTATATCACAGTACTTCCGGTACCGTGCCTGCAAGTACGGTAACACCTACCTATCCGGGAATAGCAGGTACAAATACCACTATAGATGGTCTTACGCCGAATACAACCTATTATTATTGGGTAAGAACGAACTGTAATTCAACAACGGGGCAAAGTGCCTGGTCTTTTGCCGGTACATTCAAAACGGCCTGTTCCACTTTTTCTGTACCTTATACGGAAAATTTTGATACGACCAGTACAGGTTCTTCCACGAATAGTAATGCCCCAAGTTGCTGGAGCTATCTGGAAAGTCCATCATTTACAGGGTATGGTTATGTAACGACATCTAATAATTATTCGGCACCTAATGCTTATTATCTCAATAATTCAACAGCTACTACCGGGAGTCAGATGTTAGTTTCACCTCCTACTGTAAACCTTTCAGATGGTACCAAACGCGTAAGATTTTATGCCAAAGGAGGAACGAATGGAAATACGCTGTTAGTGGGAACTTTATCAAACCCTGCTGATCCGGCTTCTTTTACTCAGATTGGCTCCCCTGTTACTTTAACAACTACTCATACACAATATACTATTAATATTCCTGTGGGTACTGATTTGCAACTGGCATTTAAAAATGGTATGGGAGGTACATCCCGTTCTATTTATATTGATAATATTACCGTTCAGCAAATTCCTTCTTGTATTGAACCTACTGCTGTTACACCTTCGAATGTTACAATGAACTCTGCAACGATTGATTGGACAGCACCTACTTCAGCTCCGGCAAACGGATATGAAGTATATTACAGCACCAACAACACTGCGCCTACTGCTACGACTGTTTTAGATGCTACGAACTCAGTAACTTCTGCCACAACTTCTGCTCCATTAAATTCGTTAGCTTCCGATTCAAACTATTATGTATGGGTAAGATCTGTATGTAGTGCTACGGACAAAAGTATCTGGAGTGAAGCTGTAGCTACATTCAGAACAGGTTATTGTGTCCCTACATCTACCAATCAGAATTCCTGGATTTCTGCCTTCACCTCTACAGGAGCAATTACGGATATGGCTTATACATCTGCTTCCGGTGCGGCAGGAGGATATCAGAATTTAACTACATCCAGCAATAAAATTACCAATACCGCAGGAACCAGTACTTCAATATCTTTAACAGCAGGAGGTCCTACATGCGGATTCGGGGTTTGGATAGACTGGAATAATAATTTAACTTTTGAAGCTTCGGAAAGAATGTTTGTTACTTCCAACTATACAACAACTATTTCCGGATCTATTACCCCGCCGGCCGGAACACCTGCCGGAAATTACAGAATGAGGGTTTTGGCTGATTATAATTCTTCAGTGCCTTCAAACCCTTGTGCAGCGATGACGAGAGGAGAGGCTATTGATTTTATATTCGAAGTGGCTGCATCACTGGCAACTTCAGAAGTAAATGCAAAGAAAAAAGGAGCCGATTTATATCCTAATCCGTTTAAAGATGTTCTGCATATCGGGAATACAAAAGATATGAAATCCGTAACCATTACGGATGTAGCGGGAAGAGTAGTAAAGGCGATAGATTACCCGGAAAAAGAACTTTATTTAGGAGATCTGAATACCGGCCTATACTTGGTGACAGTGTATTTCAAAGACGGATCCCAGTCTACAGGAAAAGCGATAAAGAAATAA
- a CDS encoding pyridoxal phosphate-dependent aminotransferase — protein sequence MPNISNRALHMPPSPVRKLVPFALQAKQKGIKVYHLNIGQPDIETPETALNALKNIDLKVLEYALSEGNLEYRKALTEYYQSLGFADITPDHFIVTNGGSEALNFAISTLCDEGDEVIIPEPYYANYNGFTSTFDVNVVAVSSTIDTGFALPPIEEFEKKITEKTRAIIICNPGNPTGYLYTREELQKLAEIALKYDIVIISDEVYREYVYDGKQQVSILDFPELSENCIVIDSESKRYSMCGVRIGCMVTRSKKIRNAAMLFAQARLSPVLLGQIAATAAHQNDGAYIRAVREEYTHRRNILVDLLNAIPGVICPKPRGAFYCVAELPVDDTEKFAQWLLEKYSLNNETIMVAPAGGFYSDPELGKKQVRIAYVLKEEDLKRSAEILKDALKKYREEFSL from the coding sequence ATGCCGAACATTTCAAACAGAGCACTGCACATGCCGCCATCGCCGGTAAGAAAACTGGTTCCTTTTGCATTACAAGCAAAACAGAAAGGAATAAAAGTATATCATCTTAATATCGGGCAGCCTGATATTGAAACTCCGGAAACAGCTTTAAATGCTTTAAAAAACATCGATTTAAAAGTATTGGAATATGCACTTTCTGAGGGTAATCTGGAATACAGGAAAGCCCTTACAGAGTATTACCAGTCATTAGGTTTTGCAGATATAACACCGGATCATTTCATTGTAACCAATGGAGGTTCTGAAGCACTTAACTTTGCCATCTCCACTTTATGTGATGAGGGTGATGAAGTCATCATCCCTGAGCCGTACTATGCAAACTATAACGGTTTTACCAGTACTTTTGATGTAAATGTAGTAGCAGTATCATCTACCATTGATACAGGCTTTGCACTACCTCCTATTGAAGAATTCGAGAAAAAAATAACAGAAAAGACAAGGGCAATTATCATTTGCAATCCGGGCAATCCTACAGGATACCTTTACACCCGTGAAGAGCTTCAAAAGCTTGCCGAAATTGCCTTAAAATATGATATCGTCATCATCTCTGACGAAGTATACAGGGAATATGTCTATGATGGAAAACAACAGGTGTCTATCCTTGACTTTCCCGAGCTAAGCGAAAACTGCATCGTTATTGATTCAGAATCGAAGCGTTACTCCATGTGTGGAGTAAGAATCGGGTGTATGGTGACCCGTTCCAAAAAAATCCGTAATGCCGCTATGCTTTTTGCCCAGGCAAGATTAAGCCCGGTTCTTTTAGGTCAGATTGCCGCTACTGCAGCACACCAGAACGATGGTGCCTATATCAGGGCTGTTAGGGAAGAATACACCCACAGAAGAAATATTTTAGTTGATCTTCTGAATGCTATTCCGGGGGTAATCTGCCCTAAACCGAGAGGAGCTTTCTATTGTGTAGCAGAACTTCCGGTGGATGATACTGAAAAATTCGCACAATGGCTGCTGGAAAAATATTCCCTTAATAACGAAACCATCATGGTGGCTCCGGCCGGAGGATTCTATAGTGATCCCGAACTGGGTAAAAAACAGGTAAGAATTGCGTACGTCCTGAAAGAAGAAGATCTGAAGAGAAGTGCTGAAATCCTTAAAGATGCCCTAAAAAAATACAGAGAAGAATTTAGCCTGTAA
- the murB gene encoding UDP-N-acetylmuramate dehydrogenase — translation MQENFSLKPYNTFGVDAKAQYFTEVNNIEELKEAITFSKSHSLQLLFLGGGSNILLTKDFNGLAIKLDLKGISEQNINENEILVTAKAGENWHEFVSYCLQKNYGGLENLSLIPGNVGTSPMQNIGAYGTEIKDTFVSCQVLDLDNMMITTFNLEECRFGYRDSIFKQEGKGRYVILEVTFKLTLKDHHIKTEYGAIQSELEKSGITNPTIQDVSKAVISIRQSKLPDPKVIGNAGSFFKNPTIPLTQFESLQQKFENIQGYPNGDKVKVPAGWLIEQCGWKGKQIGNVASHQLQSLVIINATGNATGKEIFDFSTEIINSVKEKFGIELEREVNII, via the coding sequence ATGCAAGAAAATTTTTCCTTAAAACCTTATAATACATTCGGTGTTGATGCTAAAGCACAATATTTTACTGAGGTAAACAACATTGAAGAATTAAAAGAGGCCATTACTTTCTCAAAATCTCATTCTCTTCAGCTTCTTTTTTTAGGAGGAGGAAGCAACATCCTGCTTACAAAAGATTTTAATGGTCTTGCCATTAAACTTGATTTAAAAGGAATTTCTGAACAAAACATCAATGAAAACGAAATCCTTGTCACCGCAAAGGCAGGAGAAAACTGGCACGAATTTGTAAGCTACTGCCTTCAGAAAAACTATGGCGGACTCGAGAACCTTTCCTTAATTCCCGGCAACGTAGGCACCTCTCCCATGCAAAACATCGGCGCTTACGGCACTGAAATCAAAGATACTTTTGTCAGTTGCCAGGTGCTGGATTTAGACAATATGATGATTACAACATTCAACCTTGAGGAATGCAGGTTTGGATATAGAGACTCCATCTTCAAACAGGAAGGAAAAGGCAGATATGTTATTCTGGAAGTTACTTTTAAACTTACCCTGAAAGATCATCATATAAAAACAGAATATGGAGCTATTCAATCTGAACTGGAGAAATCAGGAATTACCAATCCTACCATCCAGGATGTTTCCAAAGCTGTGATCAGCATCAGGCAAAGTAAACTACCCGACCCTAAAGTCATCGGAAATGCCGGAAGTTTTTTCAAAAACCCCACTATTCCTTTAACTCAATTTGAAAGTTTGCAACAAAAATTTGAAAACATTCAGGGATATCCTAACGGAGATAAGGTAAAAGTCCCTGCCGGATGGCTGATTGAACAATGCGGCTGGAAAGGAAAACAGATCGGAAATGTAGCCTCGCATCAACTACAATCCCTGGTGATCATCAATGCTACAGGAAACGCCACAGGGAAAGAAATTTTCGATTTTTCTACAGAAATCATCAATTCCGTAAAAGAAAAATTTGGAATAGAACTGGAACGGGAAGTCAATATAATATAA
- the proC gene encoding pyrroline-5-carboxylate reductase codes for MKIAILGAGNMGLSFSKSFLKYELIKPENLHLIIRNQAKTAKIAEEFPKSKISTFEMVKELDADLIIIAVKPQDFQTVAQNLSFTLKESQMVLSIMAGINIEKIQKSLNHPLVVRAMPNSPTLLGMGITGYTAADGISFSQLINIERLLNSTGRSVYLEKEELLDGVTALSGSGPAYFYYIIDAMIKAGIEMGIEENLSKLFVKQTMLGAYHLINNSEKNLEELIKDVASKGGTTEAALKTFEDNQFKEILKLGILNAEKRAKELNS; via the coding sequence ATGAAAATAGCGATTCTTGGAGCCGGAAATATGGGACTTTCTTTTTCAAAATCATTTTTGAAATACGAGCTTATCAAACCTGAAAATCTTCATCTGATCATCAGAAATCAAGCGAAAACAGCCAAAATAGCAGAAGAGTTCCCGAAATCAAAAATCTCCACTTTTGAAATGGTAAAGGAACTTGATGCAGACCTGATCATCATTGCTGTAAAGCCTCAGGATTTTCAGACAGTGGCTCAAAACTTATCATTTACCTTAAAAGAAAGCCAAATGGTTCTATCCATCATGGCAGGAATCAATATTGAGAAAATTCAAAAATCACTGAATCATCCGCTTGTTGTAAGAGCAATGCCAAACTCTCCTACCCTTCTGGGAATGGGAATCACCGGATACACTGCTGCAGACGGGATCTCTTTCAGCCAACTTATTAATATTGAACGATTACTGAACAGTACCGGCAGATCTGTTTATCTGGAAAAAGAAGAACTCCTGGATGGTGTTACCGCTCTTTCGGGCAGTGGCCCTGCTTACTTCTATTACATTATTGATGCCATGATCAAAGCAGGAATCGAAATGGGAATTGAAGAAAACCTGTCTAAACTGTTTGTAAAGCAAACCATGCTGGGAGCTTATCATCTCATCAATAACTCGGAAAAAAACCTTGAGGAACTGATAAAAGATGTTGCATCCAAAGGCGGAACCACTGAAGCTGCTTTAAAAACATTTGAGGATAATCAATTTAAAGAAATTCTAAAACTGGGAATTCTGAATGCTGAAAAAAGGGCTAAAGAGCTCAACAGCTAA
- a CDS encoding VanZ family protein has translation MLKKIYKIVIIPYTLFLLYLMFLGMGRFQYEDNLIRVEPVFSTIDFIQNSISWKNVIMIVLGNIVMFIPFGFLGWIVPELKNLKSLLFAFISSIVIAEALQYFTRMGIFEVDDIILNTFGVYLGWLLCRYTEKRFSC, from the coding sequence ATGTTAAAGAAAATATATAAAATTGTTATTATTCCTTATACCCTGTTTTTGCTTTATCTGATGTTTCTGGGTATGGGCAGGTTTCAGTATGAAGATAACCTGATCAGGGTGGAACCGGTGTTTTCAACGATAGACTTTATTCAGAATTCCATTAGCTGGAAAAATGTCATCATGATTGTACTGGGAAATATTGTTATGTTTATTCCTTTCGGTTTTCTTGGCTGGATTGTTCCGGAACTAAAAAATTTGAAAAGCTTACTTTTTGCTTTTATCTCATCCATTGTCATAGCAGAAGCGCTCCAATACTTTACAAGAATGGGGATATTTGAGGTGGATGATATTATTTTAAATACTTTTGGAGTCTATTTGGGATGGCTCCTGTGCAGGTATACTGAAAAACGGTTTAGCTGTTGA
- the lnt gene encoding apolipoprotein N-acyltransferase: MKYVLLTLISAMLLSVSWPTYGVPFFIFFALVPLLMMEHGISKFSGYKRKSWAVFGLSYLCFVIWNVVTTGWLYGSKNPDGSHSLMAVLFPVLVNSLLYALMFQCYHWYKNAQGTYWGLGFLIAIWMSFEKFHMSWELTWPWLNLGNVFSDYPKLIQWYDTLGATGGSFWILLTNVFIFYTLRTWEAGRKRKELIKNSSVIATLIAVPMTISIVKYNNFNEKPSGQVNVLLLQPDLDPYAEKYSKDSLTIEQDLLSLAEKNSTTKIDYYIAPETALPGRGSISETGFEKSLLLNNLKDFLSKHPGSVFATGISSHRLYFDQTSLPKEAYQVNNGVWVSSYNTAVQLAPDQKVQVYHKGKLVPGVEIFPYMSVLKPVLGDAMLNLGGTVASLGIDKERMAFSNPYNKGKLAPIICYESIYGEFVTDYVKKGANFLGIMTNDSWWGVTEGHKQLLSYAKLRAIETRREIARAANSGISAHINAKGEIEADTFYGDQTALFAKINLYDTMTFYTRAGDLLSRFSIFALGFLLFYFLIEKFRNRTKKI; the protein is encoded by the coding sequence ATGAAATACGTTCTGCTTACACTTATTTCAGCAATGCTGCTGTCGGTTTCATGGCCTACTTACGGAGTTCCGTTTTTTATATTTTTCGCTCTTGTTCCTCTGCTCATGATGGAACATGGGATTTCAAAATTCTCAGGTTACAAAAGAAAAAGCTGGGCTGTTTTCGGCCTTTCCTATCTCTGTTTTGTAATCTGGAATGTAGTCACCACAGGATGGCTGTATGGCTCAAAGAATCCTGACGGAAGTCATTCTTTAATGGCCGTTTTATTTCCCGTCCTGGTCAATTCGCTGTTATATGCATTGATGTTTCAATGTTATCATTGGTATAAAAACGCACAGGGAACCTATTGGGGATTAGGATTTCTTATCGCCATCTGGATGAGTTTTGAAAAATTTCACATGAGCTGGGAGCTTACCTGGCCATGGCTGAACTTAGGAAACGTATTCTCCGATTATCCGAAACTGATTCAATGGTATGATACCTTAGGAGCCACCGGGGGTAGTTTCTGGATTCTACTGACTAACGTTTTTATTTTTTATACTTTAAGAACATGGGAGGCAGGAAGAAAGAGAAAAGAACTCATTAAAAATTCATCTGTTATAGCAACTTTGATCGCTGTTCCTATGACCATTTCCATCGTTAAGTATAACAACTTTAATGAAAAGCCTTCCGGACAGGTAAATGTTCTATTGCTACAACCTGATCTTGATCCTTATGCTGAGAAATATTCCAAGGACAGCTTAACGATAGAGCAGGATCTTCTTTCGCTGGCAGAAAAAAATTCAACCACCAAAATAGATTACTATATTGCCCCTGAAACAGCTCTTCCGGGACGGGGCTCTATTTCTGAAACGGGTTTTGAAAAGAGTTTGTTGTTAAATAATCTCAAAGACTTTCTATCAAAACACCCGGGTTCGGTGTTTGCTACCGGAATTTCATCGCACCGTTTATATTTTGATCAGACCAGCTTACCTAAAGAAGCCTACCAGGTCAACAATGGCGTTTGGGTGAGTAGCTACAACACGGCAGTTCAACTTGCTCCTGATCAAAAAGTTCAGGTATATCACAAGGGCAAACTGGTTCCGGGTGTTGAAATATTTCCTTATATGAGCGTTCTGAAGCCTGTTTTGGGGGATGCTATGCTCAATCTTGGAGGAACAGTCGCCTCTTTAGGGATAGACAAAGAAAGAATGGCCTTCTCCAATCCTTACAACAAAGGGAAATTGGCCCCTATTATTTGCTACGAAAGCATTTATGGAGAATTTGTCACTGATTATGTTAAAAAAGGCGCCAATTTCTTAGGAATCATGACCAATGACTCCTGGTGGGGCGTTACCGAAGGCCATAAACAGCTTTTATCCTATGCCAAATTAAGAGCGATTGAAACACGGAGAGAAATTGCCCGTGCTGCCAATAGTGGTATCTCAGCGCATATCAATGCCAAAGGGGAAATAGAAGCAGATACTTTTTATGGTGATCAGACTGCTCTATTTGCAAAAATAAATTTATATGATACAATGACCTTTTATACAAGAGCAGGGGACCTTCTTTCAAGGTTTTCCATATTTGCCTTAGGGTTTTTACTGTTTTATTTCCTCATTGAAAAATTCAGGAACAGGACAAAGAAAATTTAG
- a CDS encoding T9SS type A sorting domain-containing protein, whose translation MKRIYIFLSMLPVGLSAQSFTEIQTGMNNFYYSAADVADIDNNGTLDIVFNGAIDSDGDGNVDTSYNEVYQNNGSSWSGYADLGSYGTHLGDIRFIDYNNDGLPDIISTGLSYMDIVNYKHYRFKNTGTGFVKEETLPGKVYGSMEVFDFNHDGKPDYAINGAQYINGAGFKNTLDLYQNTGQDFDQIGNWMEGTQNGSFKVVDLNNDHLLDLVIIGADVNGGPVSKVYINQAGVLTHTQDLKPLASGKIDVADFNADGFQDLVIVGKDENDDGYFAVLMNDGTGTFSTQVFDGHDMSDVSISTGDLNNDGYYDFIISGNKNYNAFVKTYIYDRVGQEFTESSVTGVYALGGPGLVQLFDFNNDHHLDVLLGGFDWADPGMPSLTRLFQNTSAEVNLKPMPPAQLNLTRNGNRFNFTWSGASDDKTPVNALRYEIRVGSAPGAKDIAQYVVTTPSWFLDLDPSVQNIYWSVRSIDASKVYSDESIQGTLGTKDMKPVESLLAIYPNPASEKVYIKGEKVLEAEMYSMDGRKLDIIWNADQSIDVSHLAKGIYLLKLKIKNEITTKKLTIK comes from the coding sequence ATGAAAAGAATTTATATTTTTTTATCCATGCTTCCCGTTGGATTATCTGCGCAAAGCTTTACTGAAATACAGACCGGCATGAACAACTTCTATTATTCTGCAGCAGATGTTGCAGATATAGATAATAACGGGACATTGGATATTGTATTTAACGGGGCAATAGATTCTGATGGAGACGGAAATGTAGACACCAGCTATAACGAGGTGTATCAGAATAACGGCTCATCATGGTCCGGATATGCGGATCTCGGAAGCTATGGCACCCATCTGGGAGACATCAGGTTTATTGATTATAATAATGACGGACTTCCGGATATTATTTCTACCGGCCTCAGCTATATGGACATTGTTAATTACAAGCATTACAGATTTAAAAATACAGGAACCGGTTTTGTAAAAGAAGAAACGCTTCCGGGAAAGGTGTATGGTTCTATGGAAGTTTTTGATTTTAATCACGATGGGAAACCTGACTATGCCATTAACGGAGCTCAATATATCAACGGAGCAGGCTTTAAAAATACATTGGATCTGTACCAAAATACCGGGCAGGATTTTGATCAGATCGGTAATTGGATGGAAGGCACCCAGAATGGAAGCTTTAAAGTGGTAGACCTGAATAATGATCACCTGCTGGATCTTGTGATTATAGGAGCGGATGTGAACGGAGGACCTGTTTCTAAAGTTTACATCAACCAGGCGGGAGTATTGACTCATACACAGGACCTGAAGCCTCTGGCAAGTGGAAAGATAGATGTTGCAGATTTCAATGCCGATGGATTCCAGGATCTTGTTATAGTAGGAAAAGACGAAAATGACGATGGGTATTTTGCTGTTCTGATGAATGACGGGACGGGAACATTCTCAACACAAGTGTTTGATGGGCATGATATGTCTGATGTTTCGATAAGTACAGGAGATTTGAATAATGACGGATATTATGATTTTATCATTTCCGGAAATAAAAATTATAATGCCTTTGTAAAGACCTATATATATGATAGGGTAGGCCAGGAATTTACGGAAAGTTCGGTAACAGGAGTGTATGCACTGGGTGGCCCGGGACTTGTGCAATTATTTGATTTTAATAATGATCATCATCTTGATGTATTGCTGGGTGGATTCGACTGGGCAGATCCCGGGATGCCATCCCTCACCAGATTGTTTCAGAATACTTCGGCAGAAGTTAACTTAAAACCTATGCCTCCTGCTCAGCTGAATCTCACCAGAAACGGAAATCGATTTAATTTTACATGGAGTGGGGCTTCTGATGATAAAACTCCGGTTAATGCATTACGATACGAAATCAGGGTAGGTTCAGCACCGGGAGCAAAAGATATTGCCCAATATGTGGTAACAACCCCGTCATGGTTTCTTGATTTGGATCCGTCTGTCCAGAATATATACTGGAGTGTAAGATCAATTGATGCTTCAAAAGTATATTCTGATGAATCTATACAGGGAACTCTCGGGACGAAAGATATGAAACCTGTTGAAAGCCTGCTGGCAATATATCCCAACCCTGCCTCTGAAAAAGTGTATATTAAAGGTGAAAAGGTGCTGGAGGCTGAAATGTATTCAATGGATGGCAGGAAGCTGGATATTATATGGAATGCAGACCAATCTATTGATGTTTCTCACCTGGCTAAAGGAATATATTTACTAAAACTGAAGATAAAAAACGAAATAACCACTAAAAAACTTACGATTAAATAG
- the rpmB gene encoding 50S ribosomal protein L28: MSRICQITGKRAMVGNNVSHANNKTKRRFEINLLEKKFYLPEQDKHVTLKVSAHGLRVINKIGIEEALERAVRNGLIKK; encoded by the coding sequence ATGTCAAGAATTTGCCAAATAACAGGAAAGCGTGCAATGGTTGGTAACAACGTTTCTCACGCTAATAACAAAACGAAGCGTCGTTTTGAAATTAACTTATTGGAGAAGAAGTTTTACCTTCCGGAGCAAGATAAGCACGTAACACTGAAAGTATCAGCTCATGGATTGAGAGTGATTAACAAGATTGGAATCGAAGAGGCTCTGGAAAGAGCTGTAAGAAACGGATTGATTAAAAAGTAA
- the rpmG gene encoding 50S ribosomal protein L33 — protein MAKKGNRVQVILECTEHKESGMPGMSRYISTKNKKNTTERLELKKYNPVLKKYTVHKEIK, from the coding sequence ATGGCAAAAAAAGGAAACAGAGTTCAAGTAATCCTTGAATGTACAGAACACAAAGAAAGCGGTATGCCAGGAATGTCCAGATACATTTCTACAAAAAATAAAAAGAACACTACAGAGAGATTAGAGCTTAAAAAGTACAATCCTGTTCTTAAGAAATATACTGTTCATAAAGAAATCAAGTAA
- a CDS encoding DUF4295 domain-containing protein — MAKKVVATLQSGQSKKMTKVVKMVKSSKSGAYVFEEKVMNADEVDGYLKK; from the coding sequence ATGGCAAAGAAAGTAGTAGCAACCCTACAAAGCGGTCAGTCTAAAAAGATGACTAAAGTGGTGAAAATGGTGAAGTCTTCTAAATCAGGAGCTTACGTTTTCGAAGAAAAAGTAATGAATGCAGACGAAGTTGATGGTTATTTGAAAAAATAA
- a CDS encoding RidA family protein: protein MKNILALLCTVIFLFSFGQKTMNPIEYKNSSEVFNIQGLSQSVSIDCGNSRMILLSGQVPLNAEGNLVGNTVEEQSHQIFRNIENILKEYGGTGKDIVKLGIFIKDISQTAGFRKVRDLYVNIQHPPVSSLVEVSSLWKPQQ from the coding sequence ATGAAAAATATTCTTGCTCTGTTGTGCACAGTAATTTTTCTATTTTCATTCGGTCAGAAAACAATGAACCCTATAGAATATAAAAATTCATCAGAAGTTTTCAATATCCAGGGATTATCACAGTCCGTAAGTATCGACTGCGGAAACTCCAGGATGATTTTATTATCCGGCCAGGTGCCTTTAAATGCAGAAGGTAATCTGGTAGGAAATACTGTAGAAGAGCAGTCTCATCAGATCTTCAGAAATATAGAGAACATTCTGAAAGAATATGGAGGAACCGGAAAAGATATTGTAAAGCTGGGAATTTTTATTAAAGATATTTCCCAGACTGCAGGCTTCAGAAAGGTAAGGGATTTATATGTAAATATTCAACACCCTCCTGTAAGCAGTCTTGTAGAAGTAAGTTCTCTTTGGAAGCCACAGCAGTGA